The following are encoded in a window of Streptomyces sp. 11x1 genomic DNA:
- the trpS gene encoding tryptophan--tRNA ligase: MTRVFSGIKPTGHLTLGNYLGAVRRWAEVDQHRTDALFCVVDLHALTVDHDPARVRRLSRQAATLLLASGLDPELCTVFVQSHVDEHARLSYLLECVATDGEMRRMIQYKEKAARERERGGSVRLSLLTYPVLMAADILAYGTDEVPVGDDQTQHVELTRDLAVRFNQRYGQTFVVPRATPPKVGARVMNLQDPTSKMGKTDDVGPGIVYLLDEPDVVRKKVMRAVTDSGRDVVYDREGRPGLSNLLEILAACEGGNPEDLSGVYESYGALKKDTAEAVVELLRPVQERHKALCADPAYVEGVLRMGAAKAREMARPRVDEAYRAIGLLAG, translated from the coding sequence ATGACACGGGTCTTCAGCGGTATCAAGCCGACAGGGCATCTGACACTGGGGAACTACCTGGGGGCCGTGCGGCGGTGGGCCGAGGTCGACCAGCACCGGACGGACGCGCTGTTCTGCGTCGTGGACCTGCACGCGCTGACCGTGGACCACGATCCGGCCCGGGTGCGCAGACTCAGCCGGCAGGCGGCGACGCTGCTGCTGGCGTCGGGGCTGGATCCCGAGCTGTGCACCGTCTTCGTGCAGAGTCATGTGGATGAGCACGCGCGGCTCTCGTACCTGTTGGAGTGCGTGGCCACGGACGGCGAGATGCGGCGCATGATCCAGTACAAGGAGAAGGCGGCGCGGGAGCGGGAACGGGGTGGGAGTGTCCGGCTCTCGCTGCTGACGTATCCGGTGCTGATGGCGGCGGACATCCTGGCCTACGGGACGGACGAGGTGCCGGTCGGGGACGACCAGACACAGCACGTGGAGCTGACGCGGGATCTCGCGGTGCGCTTCAACCAGCGGTACGGGCAGACGTTCGTCGTGCCCCGGGCCACCCCGCCGAAGGTCGGGGCGCGGGTGATGAATCTGCAGGACCCGACGTCGAAGATGGGGAAGACGGACGACGTCGGGCCGGGGATCGTCTATCTGCTGGACGAACCGGATGTCGTGCGGAAGAAGGTCATGCGGGCCGTGACCGACAGCGGGCGGGACGTCGTGTACGACCGGGAGGGGCGGCCGGGGCTCTCGAATCTGCTGGAGATCCTCGCGGCCTGTGAGGGTGGGAACCCCGAGGACCTGAGCGGTGTATATGAATCGTACGGAGCACTGAAGAAGGACACCGCAGAGGCCGTGGTCGAGCTCCTCAGACCCGTACAGGAGAGGCACAAGGCGTTGTGCGCGGATCCTGCGTATGTGGAGGGGGTGCTGCGGATGGGTGCGGCGAAGGCCAGAGAGATGGCTCGACCGAGGGTGGATGAGGCGTATCGGGCGATCGGTCTTCTGGCCGGTTGA
- the proC gene encoding pyrroline-5-carboxylate reductase — protein sequence MSQKVAVLGTGKIGEALLSGMIRAGWAPADLLVTARRPERAEELRTRYGVTPVTNAEAAKTADTLILTVKPQDMATLLDELAPHTPADRLVVSGAAGIPTSFFEERLAAGTPVVRVMTNTPALVDEAMSVISAGSHASEADLAHAEEIFGAVGKTLRVPESQQDACTALSGSGPAYFFYLVEAMTDAGILLGLPRDKAHDLIVQSAIGAATMLRDSGEHPVKLRENVTSPAGTTISAIRELESHGVRAALIAALEAARDRSRELASGNNS from the coding sequence ATGAGCCAGAAAGTCGCAGTCCTCGGCACCGGCAAGATCGGCGAGGCCCTGCTCAGCGGCATGATCCGAGCCGGCTGGGCGCCCGCGGACCTCCTGGTCACCGCCCGCCGCCCCGAGCGCGCCGAGGAACTCCGCACCCGCTACGGCGTCACCCCGGTCACCAACGCCGAGGCGGCGAAGACCGCGGACACGCTCATCCTCACGGTCAAGCCCCAGGACATGGCCACTCTCCTCGACGAACTGGCCCCGCACACCCCCGCCGACCGCCTGGTCGTCAGCGGCGCGGCGGGCATCCCCACCTCCTTCTTCGAGGAGCGCCTGGCCGCAGGCACCCCCGTCGTCCGTGTCATGACGAACACCCCTGCCCTCGTCGACGAAGCCATGTCCGTGATCTCCGCGGGCAGCCACGCGAGTGAGGCCGACCTCGCGCATGCCGAGGAGATCTTCGGCGCAGTAGGCAAGACGCTCCGCGTCCCCGAGTCCCAGCAGGACGCCTGCACCGCCCTCTCCGGCTCCGGCCCGGCGTACTTCTTCTACCTGGTCGAAGCCATGACGGACGCGGGCATCCTCCTCGGCCTGCCCCGGGACAAGGCCCACGACCTGATCGTCCAGTCCGCCATCGGCGCGGCCACGATGCTCCGCGACAGCGGCGAACACCCCGTCAAGCTCCGCGAGAACGTCACCTCTCCCGCCGGCACGACGATCAGTGCGATCCGCGAACTCGAGAGCCACGGAGTACGCGCCGCACTGATCGCCGCACTGGAGGCCGCTCGTGACCGCAGCCGCGAACTGGCCTCCGGCAACAACAGCTGA
- a CDS encoding ABC transporter permease, producing MTTTPNTDVAPTPPQPSISHPIPPHSRALSYSRTTATAARVLRQLGHDPRTIALLLLIPCVMLFLLRYVFDGNPRVFDSIGASLLGIFPLITMFLVTSIATLRERTSGTLERLLSMPLGKGDLIAGYALAFGTLAIIQSALATGLAVWFLDLDVIGSPWLLLIVALLDALLGTALGLFVSAFASSEFQAVQFMPAVIFPQLLLCGLFTPRPEMHPALEAISNVLPMSYAVDGMNEVLLHSDMTATFVRDVAIVAGCALLVLTVGAATLRRRTT from the coding sequence ATGACGACGACACCGAACACGGACGTGGCCCCCACGCCCCCGCAGCCCTCGATCTCCCACCCCATACCCCCGCACTCCAGGGCCCTCAGCTACTCCCGCACGACCGCCACCGCCGCCCGAGTCCTCCGCCAACTCGGCCACGACCCGCGCACGATCGCCCTGCTGCTCCTCATCCCGTGCGTGATGCTCTTCCTCCTCCGCTACGTCTTCGACGGCAACCCACGCGTCTTCGACTCCATCGGCGCCTCACTCCTCGGCATCTTCCCGCTGATCACGATGTTCCTGGTGACCTCGATCGCGACCCTGCGCGAACGCACCTCCGGCACTCTGGAACGCCTCCTCTCCATGCCCCTCGGCAAGGGAGACCTCATCGCCGGCTACGCCCTGGCCTTCGGCACCCTGGCGATCATCCAGTCCGCCCTCGCCACCGGTCTGGCCGTCTGGTTCCTCGACCTGGACGTCATCGGCTCACCCTGGCTCCTCCTGATCGTCGCCCTCCTCGACGCCCTGCTGGGCACCGCCCTCGGTCTCTTCGTCTCGGCCTTCGCCTCCTCCGAGTTCCAGGCCGTCCAGTTCATGCCGGCCGTGATCTTCCCCCAGCTCCTGCTCTGCGGCCTGTTCACCCCGCGCCCCGAGATGCACCCCGCGCTGGAAGCCATCTCCAACGTCCTCCCCATGTCGTACGCCGTCGACGGCATGAACGAAGTCCTGCTGCACAGCGACATGACCGCCACCTTCGTCCGCGACGTCGCGATCGTCGCCGGCTGCGCCCTGCTGGTCCTGACCGTGGGAGCGGCCACCCTGCGCCGCCGGACGACCTGA
- a CDS encoding ABC transporter ATP-binding protein, protein MMNYLPGETPPPPPTPADAPPRPAVHAQALTVARGPRTVLRNLDFVVPPGQITGLLGPSGCGKSTLMRAIVGTQAKVTGTLDVLGRPAGDATLRSRIGYVTQAPSVYDDLTVRQNLAYFAAILDPGRAAADRRDENVTRAIADVALTTHADALAGKLSSGQRSRVSLAVALLGTPELLVLDEPTVGLDPVLRRELWTLFDTIAAERRATLLISSHVMDEAERCHRLLLMREGEILADDTPEALRTRTHTESVEAAFLHLVDEATATTPPAATDTHRKEPMR, encoded by the coding sequence ATGATGAATTACCTTCCGGGGGAGACTCCACCTCCACCCCCGACCCCCGCCGACGCCCCTCCACGCCCCGCCGTCCACGCCCAGGCCCTCACCGTCGCCCGAGGCCCCCGCACGGTCCTCCGCAACCTCGACTTCGTCGTCCCCCCAGGCCAGATCACCGGCCTCCTGGGCCCCTCCGGCTGCGGCAAATCAACCCTGATGCGAGCGATCGTCGGCACCCAGGCCAAGGTCACCGGCACCCTCGACGTCCTCGGCCGACCCGCAGGCGACGCCACCCTCCGCTCCCGCATCGGCTACGTCACCCAGGCTCCCTCCGTCTACGACGACCTGACCGTCCGCCAGAACCTCGCCTACTTCGCCGCGATCCTCGACCCCGGCCGCGCCGCCGCCGACCGCCGCGACGAGAACGTCACCCGGGCCATCGCCGACGTGGCCCTCACCACCCACGCCGACGCCCTCGCCGGCAAGCTCTCCAGCGGCCAGCGCAGCCGCGTCTCCCTGGCCGTGGCCCTCCTCGGCACACCCGAACTCCTGGTCCTCGACGAGCCCACCGTCGGCCTCGACCCCGTCCTGCGCCGTGAGCTCTGGACCCTCTTCGACACCATCGCCGCCGAGCGCCGCGCCACCCTCCTGATCTCCTCCCACGTCATGGACGAGGCCGAGCGCTGCCACCGCCTCCTCCTCATGCGCGAGGGCGAGATCCTCGCCGACGACACCCCCGAGGCCCTCCGCACCCGCACCCACACGGAATCGGTCGAAGCGGCCTTCCTCCACCTCGTCGACGAGGCCACCGCGACCACGCCCCCAGCCGCGACCGACACACACCGGAAGGAGCCGATGCGATGA
- a CDS encoding SulP family inorganic anion transporter, translated as MPWRGELAASVVVFLVALPLCAGVAVASGVPAELGLVTGIVGGLVVGALPGSSLQVSGPAAGLTVLLYEAVRAYGLSALGVLVLGAGVLQLALGVLRWGRWFRAVSVAVVQGMLAGIGLVLVAGQVYAMGDAAAPRGGGIEKVAGLGSLPGAVDPVALALGGATVGVLVVWPRWRWGARFAPAPLVAVGGAALVTGVFELGVRRVEVRGLLEAVRVPTVDDLGLLAEVGVVGTVLALALIASAESLFGAAAVDQLHDGPRTDYDRELVAQGAGNVLCGVLGALPMTAVIVRSAANVRAGARTKASRMLHGLWLLLFAALLPGVLGVIPVAALAGLLVYAGCRLLPVRELGVLWRGRKRDRGEVVVLGVTASAIVVWNLFEGVLVGLALAVVKTAWDISQVHVEMEDRGEMGVVVRVVGNATFLRLPKLLDALDGVPRERGVRLELGGLWHVDHACAAALEAWRAGVAVERGAGAGGPGAGRGDAKGTGSGADGQ; from the coding sequence GTGCCGTGGCGGGGGGAGTTGGCCGCCTCGGTCGTCGTGTTCCTGGTGGCGCTGCCATTGTGTGCGGGGGTCGCGGTGGCGTCGGGGGTGCCGGCGGAGCTGGGGCTGGTCACGGGGATCGTCGGAGGACTGGTCGTCGGTGCGTTGCCAGGGAGCAGCCTCCAGGTGAGCGGGCCGGCGGCCGGGCTGACGGTGTTGCTGTACGAGGCGGTGCGGGCGTACGGGCTGTCGGCGCTCGGTGTGCTGGTGCTCGGCGCCGGAGTGCTGCAGCTCGCGTTGGGGGTGTTGCGCTGGGGGCGGTGGTTTCGGGCCGTGTCCGTGGCGGTGGTACAGGGGATGCTCGCCGGGATCGGGCTGGTGCTGGTGGCGGGGCAGGTCTACGCGATGGGGGATGCGGCCGCGCCCCGGGGCGGGGGGATCGAGAAGGTCGCGGGGCTGGGGTCGTTGCCCGGGGCTGTGGATCCCGTGGCGCTCGCGCTCGGGGGTGCCACGGTCGGTGTGTTGGTGGTGTGGCCTCGGTGGCGGTGGGGAGCGCGGTTCGCGCCGGCGCCGTTGGTGGCTGTCGGGGGCGCGGCCCTGGTCACGGGGGTCTTCGAGCTGGGGGTGCGGCGGGTCGAGGTGCGGGGGTTGCTGGAGGCCGTGCGGGTGCCGACGGTCGATGACCTGGGGTTGCTCGCGGAGGTGGGGGTGGTCGGGACCGTTCTCGCCCTCGCGCTGATCGCCTCCGCCGAGTCGCTTTTCGGCGCGGCGGCCGTGGACCAGCTGCACGACGGCCCGAGGACCGACTATGACCGCGAGTTGGTCGCCCAGGGCGCCGGGAACGTGCTGTGCGGGGTGCTCGGAGCGCTGCCCATGACGGCGGTGATCGTACGGAGCGCGGCGAACGTGCGGGCGGGGGCGCGGACCAAAGCCTCACGGATGCTGCACGGGCTGTGGCTGTTGCTCTTCGCCGCGTTGCTGCCCGGGGTGCTCGGCGTGATCCCCGTGGCGGCGCTGGCCGGGTTGCTGGTGTACGCGGGGTGTCGGCTGTTGCCCGTACGGGAGTTGGGGGTGCTGTGGCGGGGGCGGAAGCGCGATCGCGGGGAGGTGGTGGTGCTGGGGGTGACCGCCTCGGCGATCGTCGTCTGGAACCTCTTCGAGGGGGTGCTGGTGGGGCTCGCGTTGGCGGTGGTCAAGACGGCGTGGGACATCAGCCAGGTCCATGTGGAGATGGAGGACCGGGGGGAGATGGGGGTGGTGGTACGGGTGGTCGGGAACGCGACGTTTCTGCGGTTGCCGAAGCTGCTGGACGCGTTGGACGGGGTGCCTCGGGAGCGGGGTGTGCGGCTGGAGTTGGGCGGGCTGTGGCATGTGGATCACGCGTGTGCGGCGGCTCTGGAGGCGTGGAGAGCGGGGGTGGCCGTGGAGCGCGGGGCAGGTGCAGGAGGGCCCGGTGCAGGAAGGGGTGATGCAAAGGGGACTGGTTCAGGGGCGGATGGCCAGTAG
- a CDS encoding class I SAM-dependent methyltransferase, whose protein sequence is MTTSRPHPGPRPSHSTRAHSFNTAAAQYAANRPSYPPTLFDTVEALSPRPLHGSRTVDVGAGTGISTALLHSRGAHVLAVEPGAGMAAQFRRSHPHIPVVRGDGNALPVATASTDFLTYAQSWHWTDPSRSVPEALRVLRPGGVLALWWNTDAADIPWIADATTRIHRFLGVDPGTPIEKSGSGAAAALTDTAGLLDFTRRELRWSREVSLDTHLANIASHSTFLILGEDATAEFLTEERARLRELFPTEIIEETYDVDLLLAIRP, encoded by the coding sequence ATGACCACCTCCCGCCCTCACCCCGGGCCCCGCCCCTCCCACAGCACCCGAGCCCACTCCTTCAACACCGCCGCAGCCCAGTACGCGGCGAACCGCCCCTCCTACCCACCCACCCTGTTCGACACCGTCGAAGCCCTGTCCCCCCGCCCTCTCCACGGCTCCCGCACCGTCGACGTAGGCGCCGGCACCGGCATCTCCACCGCGCTCCTCCACAGCCGGGGCGCCCATGTACTGGCCGTCGAACCCGGCGCGGGCATGGCCGCCCAGTTCCGCCGCTCCCATCCCCACATCCCCGTCGTCCGAGGCGACGGCAACGCCCTCCCCGTCGCCACCGCCTCGACCGACTTCCTGACCTACGCCCAGTCCTGGCACTGGACCGACCCCTCCCGTTCGGTCCCGGAAGCCCTCCGCGTACTGCGCCCCGGCGGCGTACTCGCCCTCTGGTGGAACACCGACGCCGCCGACATCCCCTGGATCGCCGACGCCACCACCCGCATCCACCGCTTCCTCGGCGTGGACCCCGGCACCCCGATCGAGAAGAGTGGTTCCGGCGCGGCCGCCGCCCTCACCGACACAGCGGGGCTCCTCGACTTCACCCGCCGCGAACTCCGCTGGAGCCGAGAGGTCTCCCTCGACACCCATCTGGCCAACATCGCCAGTCATTCGACGTTCCTGATCCTGGGCGAAGACGCCACCGCCGAGTTCCTCACCGAGGAACGAGCGCGCCTGCGGGAGCTCTTCCCCACCGAAATCATCGAGGAGACCTACGACGTGGACCTGCTACTGGCCATCCGCCCCTGA
- a CDS encoding EamA/RhaT family transporter, translating to MSDEPKNIRAERRERQAQQESAEPRERQATSVAGATLAGPRPEPIRFFGTTWLNHDGNYSARRAGVTAGSLAAVVASALMLRLAYEGLQLAAVGGFVSILVVIMFAICSALAFGHTWGSYTKRPDPDRQSSLRGLLAIGFLGSLTAYFLRSLKEAPGEALHREEHTTARDQYDRRTAKRTGNPAKRRSP from the coding sequence GTGAGCGATGAACCGAAGAACATCCGGGCGGAGCGGCGGGAGCGGCAGGCGCAGCAGGAGTCGGCGGAACCGCGGGAGCGCCAGGCGACCTCGGTCGCTGGGGCCACCCTTGCGGGCCCTCGCCCCGAACCCATCCGTTTCTTCGGGACGACCTGGCTGAATCACGACGGCAACTATTCGGCCCGCCGCGCCGGCGTCACCGCGGGCTCGCTCGCCGCCGTGGTCGCGTCCGCCCTGATGCTGCGCCTGGCCTACGAGGGCCTGCAGCTGGCGGCGGTCGGCGGCTTCGTCAGCATCCTGGTCGTGATCATGTTCGCCATCTGCAGCGCGCTGGCCTTCGGCCACACCTGGGGCTCCTACACCAAACGCCCCGACCCGGACCGCCAGTCCTCCCTGCGTGGCCTCCTCGCCATCGGCTTCCTGGGCTCCCTGACCGCCTACTTCCTCCGCTCCCTCAAGGAGGCCCCGGGCGAGGCCCTCCACCGCGAGGAACACACGACGGCCCGCGACCAGTACGACCGCCGCACAGCCAAGCGCACCGGCAACCCGGCGAAGCGCCGCAGCCCCTGA
- a CDS encoding SH3 domain-containing protein: MSVEHAEEITGDGEGEQTATVAVTAAAVTAAVRYYSVAPGVRVNVRSGPSTSYGIVRVLSEGARVPIYCQTPGQTISGPYGTTNLWDNIDNGQYISDAYVYTGSDGYVAGRCG; this comes from the coding sequence ATGTCTGTCGAGCATGCCGAAGAGATCACGGGTGATGGCGAGGGGGAGCAGACCGCCACGGTGGCGGTCACCGCGGCGGCGGTCACCGCGGCCGTCCGGTACTACTCGGTCGCGCCGGGTGTCCGCGTCAACGTCCGCAGCGGCCCGAGCACGAGCTACGGCATCGTCCGCGTCCTCTCCGAGGGCGCCAGGGTGCCGATCTACTGCCAGACCCCGGGCCAGACCATCTCCGGTCCGTACGGCACGACGAACCTCTGGGACAACATCGACAACGGCCAGTACATCTCCGACGCGTACGTCTACACCGGCAGCGACGGCTACGTGGCCGGCCGCTGCGGCTGA
- a CDS encoding serine/threonine-protein kinase, translated as MAPQRGTGSGAEAELPGYSGQYRLESCLGSGGMGVVHLATSTSGLRLAVKVVHAEFAKDPEFRGRFRQEVAAARRVSGAFTAPVVDADTESPRPWMATLFIPGPTLAEHVKRNGPMPPGQLRRLMAGLAEALRDIHRAGVVHRDLKPSNVLLAEDGPKVIDFGISRPKDSELRTETGKLIGTPPFMAPEQFRRPREVGPAADIFALGSVTVHAATGRGPFDSDSPYVVAYQVVHDEADLTGVPDNLAPLVRACLAKEPDDRPTADQLMHELRSVAASYDTQSFIPTQRDREREREREKERRGAGWAGAVADGREYGDTNAGRGEAESSGTHTKTGPGTDADAHTGAGPGPGSGAGVGDGPSESGAPRDSEPGRGAGSVGRRLRRRAVLVAASLVLVAGGGFVSARMLGADGGRADGAAATPRASRAAAASPALEAWATKPAAKNGSVPQCSYGAGKLLCSQPGLVSALDPADGSVLWRHTVEGVGAPGTGAPPVEAGGLVHVLTDQNRRVQALDPHTGKARWERDLSAYGAQRFAGDMLLLTSADGTVTGVDGATGDTVWSRRIPGQPEAYFTSFDDDRSAYVASVTGEGTEARTRVTAVDPETGDVRWDARLDGQLEPVGAQDGSLLFAAIGGAYPDTVAMVRYDPGTGKTVRVELPVRLEQAHAVVRGDVVYLLSGASGALVAVDMKARAQVWRTETGVARSSTPVAGDRYVYFTSSDGRVLAVDVRKGRISGDTPARLGESDRLTGALPRPVVIDGRVCAGALDGTVLGLDGTDPASW; from the coding sequence ATGGCACCGCAGCGGGGCACCGGGTCGGGAGCGGAAGCGGAACTTCCCGGGTACTCCGGTCAGTACCGCCTGGAGTCGTGTCTGGGATCTGGCGGCATGGGTGTCGTCCATCTGGCCACCTCGACCTCGGGGCTACGGCTCGCGGTGAAGGTGGTGCATGCCGAGTTCGCCAAGGACCCCGAGTTCAGGGGCCGTTTCCGACAAGAGGTGGCCGCCGCCCGGCGGGTCAGCGGCGCCTTCACCGCGCCTGTCGTCGATGCCGACACGGAGAGCCCCCGGCCCTGGATGGCCACCCTCTTCATCCCCGGCCCCACCCTCGCCGAGCACGTCAAGCGGAACGGGCCCATGCCGCCCGGGCAGTTGCGGCGGCTGATGGCCGGACTCGCGGAGGCCCTGCGCGACATCCACCGCGCCGGCGTGGTGCACCGGGATCTCAAGCCCAGCAACGTGCTGCTCGCCGAGGACGGCCCCAAGGTCATCGACTTCGGTATCTCCCGGCCGAAGGACAGTGAACTGCGCACGGAGACCGGCAAGTTGATCGGCACACCGCCGTTCATGGCCCCCGAACAGTTCCGGCGGCCCCGGGAGGTCGGGCCCGCCGCCGACATCTTCGCCCTCGGTTCGGTGACCGTGCACGCGGCCACCGGTCGCGGCCCCTTCGACTCCGACAGTCCCTACGTCGTCGCCTACCAGGTCGTCCACGACGAGGCGGACCTCACCGGCGTGCCCGACAACCTCGCGCCGCTCGTCCGCGCCTGCCTCGCGAAGGAGCCCGACGACCGGCCCACCGCGGACCAGCTGATGCACGAGCTCCGGTCCGTGGCGGCCTCGTACGACACCCAGAGCTTCATACCGACCCAGCGGGACCGGGAACGGGAGAGGGAGCGGGAGAAGGAGAGACGAGGGGCGGGGTGGGCCGGGGCCGTCGCGGACGGCAGGGAGTACGGGGACACGAACGCTGGACGGGGGGAGGCCGAGAGCTCCGGCACCCACACCAAAACCGGCCCCGGCACCGATGCGGACGCGCACACGGGCGCAGGCCCGGGCCCGGGCTCCGGCGCAGGTGTCGGTGATGGTCCTAGTGAGTCCGGGGCGCCCCGCGACAGTGAGCCTGGACGCGGGGCCGGTTCGGTCGGCAGGCGGTTGCGACGGCGGGCCGTTCTGGTCGCCGCCTCGCTGGTGCTCGTCGCGGGTGGCGGGTTCGTCTCGGCGCGGATGCTGGGCGCTGACGGCGGGCGGGCGGACGGGGCAGCGGCCACTCCCCGGGCCAGTCGTGCCGCGGCCGCCTCGCCCGCACTCGAAGCCTGGGCCACCAAGCCCGCGGCGAAGAACGGGAGCGTGCCGCAGTGCTCGTACGGGGCCGGGAAGCTGCTCTGCTCCCAGCCGGGGCTGGTCTCCGCGCTGGATCCGGCGGACGGCAGCGTGCTGTGGCGGCACACCGTCGAAGGCGTGGGCGCGCCGGGCACGGGGGCCCCGCCCGTCGAGGCCGGCGGGCTGGTGCACGTACTGACCGACCAGAACCGCCGGGTCCAGGCGCTCGATCCGCACACCGGCAAGGCGCGGTGGGAGCGGGACCTCTCCGCCTACGGCGCCCAGCGGTTCGCGGGCGACATGCTGCTGCTGACCTCCGCCGACGGAACGGTCACCGGAGTGGACGGCGCCACCGGCGACACCGTGTGGAGCCGCCGGATCCCGGGGCAGCCGGAGGCGTACTTCACGTCGTTCGACGACGACCGGTCGGCCTACGTGGCGAGCGTCACCGGCGAGGGCACGGAGGCTCGGACCCGGGTCACCGCGGTGGACCCCGAGACGGGCGACGTGCGGTGGGACGCCCGGCTGGACGGTCAGCTGGAACCCGTGGGAGCCCAGGACGGCTCCCTCCTCTTCGCCGCGATCGGGGGCGCCTACCCCGACACGGTCGCGATGGTCCGGTACGACCCCGGCACCGGGAAGACCGTCCGGGTCGAGCTGCCCGTACGGCTCGAACAGGCGCACGCGGTGGTGCGGGGTGACGTCGTGTACCTGCTGAGCGGCGCGAGCGGCGCGCTCGTGGCCGTCGACATGAAGGCCCGCGCGCAGGTGTGGCGGACCGAGACGGGGGTCGCGCGGAGTTCGACACCCGTCGCCGGCGACCGATATGTGTACTTCACCTCGTCCGACGGCCGGGTACTCGCGGTCGACGTGCGCAAGGGACGGATCAGCGGGGACACACCGGCACGGCTCGGCGAATCGGACCGCCTCACCGGCGCCCTGCCCCGGCCGGTGGTGATCGACGGCCGAGTCTGCGCGGGCGCGCTCGACGGGACCGTGCTCGGCCTGGACGGAACCGACCCGGCGAGCTGGTGA